A window of the Cystobacter fuscus genome harbors these coding sequences:
- a CDS encoding ASCH domain-containing protein translates to MKVLLSIKPEYAEKILDGEKQFEFRKAVFKNPTVKTVVIYATKPVGKVVGEFDIAEVLSERPSTLWARTAKLAGISRRFFDEYFEGRSTAYAIKVQRVRRYRKPLELRSLIKSGVAPQSFCYLPARARDRDGQDAA, encoded by the coding sequence ATGAAAGTCTTGTTGTCAATAAAGCCTGAGTACGCGGAGAAGATCCTCGATGGTGAGAAGCAGTTCGAATTTCGGAAGGCGGTCTTCAAGAACCCCACGGTGAAGACCGTGGTCATCTACGCCACCAAGCCAGTGGGCAAGGTGGTGGGCGAGTTCGACATCGCCGAGGTTCTGTCTGAGCGCCCCAGCACGCTCTGGGCGCGGACTGCAAAGCTGGCTGGCATCTCTCGGCGCTTCTTCGATGAGTACTTCGAGGGGCGATCGACCGCGTACGCCATCAAGGTCCAGAGAGTGCGTCGATACCGAAAGCCACTGGAGTTGCGGTCGTTGATCAAGAGTGGCGTGGCCCCCCAATCGTTTTGCTATCTGCCTGCGCGCGCGCGGGACCGGGATGGTCAGGACGCAGCATGA